The DNA segment GCGATTCAGGGCTCGGGGTTCGATGATGTGATTTATCGCCATCAAGGCTCGATGGTCATCGATGGTGCCGACGGTCATGACACCGTGAATTATCGTTACGCGTTCGATGTGGCCAACGTTGTGATCGGCGGTGGCACCAATGCTGCGGGCGATACGTTGCTTAGCGTGGAAGAAGTCATCGGCTCCACCGGTGCTGACCGCTTCACCGTGAACGCCAGCGGTGTGACGGTCGCAGGCGGTCACGGTGATGACGTTTATGTGATCAACAGCGCCGGCGTGACGGTCGAGGAAGACGACAGTTTCATGGGCGGAACCGATCACGTGTTCACCAGCCTTTCGGAACTGAAGCTGAGTGCGTTCGTGGAAAACCTGACCTATACCGGCACTGCCGACTTCACCGGCTACGGTAACGACGAAGCCAACACCATCATTTCCGGTGCCGGCAATGACGTGTTGCTGGGCGGTGCAGGTGGCGACCGTTTTGTAGGCGGAGCCGGTGTCGACACCGTCAGCTACGAAGACAGCACTGAGGGGTTGAGTGTCTCTCTCGGCTGGGGCCTGCAGAGCGGGATCGCTCTTTACGACACGTACATCGACATCGAAAACCTGCGTGGCAGCCATTTCAATGATGTGCTGCAAGGTGATTGGGGCGACAACATTCTGGAGGGCGGTGCGGGCGACGATTTCATTCAGGGTGGCGCAGGTGCGGACATTCTTTATGGAGGCCTGGCATCCGGTCTGGATGGCGAGGCGCCGCAGAACGATACGCTGATTGGTGGCGATGGCGATGACACCTATGTGGTGAATGCCCCAGGCCTGGTATCCATTCAGGATATGGCGAGCAGCTACAACGACACCCTGATCATGAACACCATTGCCAACCTCAGTCAGTTGAGCGTCACGCGCGTCGGCGACGATGCCTACCTGCACGGCGCCAATGACGGCAGCAGCGGTGTGCCGGCCAATGGCGTGAAACTGGTGGACTGGTATGTGGGTGGGTATAACAACATCGAGCATCTGCAGACCGCTGACGGCCAGTCCTACGACCTGCCTGCCATGATCGATGGATTCGCGATGTTTGGCTGATCCGTCCGATTCATTGAAGTAGCTGGATGAAAGGGATGATTCCGGAAACGGACTCATCCCTTTTTCATGCCTTGAATTCCCGCCGACGCCGCGCTCGCGGAGCTGGCGCGTTTCCTGCAAGTCCCCCTCAAATCGCCATAAAACGAGCGCTCGCGGTCATCGCAGCGGCGCCGCAGGCGGCAAAAGGGTTAGCCAGACGGCGCGCATCGCTCAAAAAAGCCATGCGCAGCCCAGTGACGAACGAGAGGGGAGACGATGAAGGCAGTTATTTTGGCGGGTGGCCTCGGCACACGCATCAGTGAAGAGTCGCACCTCAAGCCCAAGCCGATGATCGAGATCGGCGGCAAGCCAATTCTCTGGCACATCATGAAGCAGTATTCCGCTCACGGAATCCACGACTTCGTGATTTGCCTGGGCTACAAGGGCTATGCGATCAAGGACTTCTTCGCCAACTACTTCCTGCACACCTCCGACGTCACTTTCAACATGCGCGAGAACCGCATGGACGTGCATCAGAATTACAGCGAGCCGTGGAGCGTCACCCTGATCGACACCGGCGAGGAAACCATGACCGGTGGTCGTCTGTTGCGTGCCGGTCGTTACCTCAAGGATGAAGAGGCGTTCTGCTTCACCTACGGCGATGGCGTTTCCGACATCAACATTGCTCAGCTCGTCGATTACCACAAAGCCCACGGTCGCCTGGCCACCGTCACCGCGGTGCAGCCGCCGGGACGTTACGGCGCCCTCGAGCGCCAGGGCGATCAGGTGCTGGGTTTCACCGAGAAACCGCGCGGCGACGGTGGCTGGATCAACGGCGGCTTCTTCGTGCTGTCACCCAAAGTCCTGTCCTATATCACTGGCGATGAAACCACCTGGGAAGCCGAGCCGCTGGCGCGTCTGGCTCAGGAAGAACAGTTGAACGCCTTCGAACACGAAGGCTTCTGGCATCCGATGGACACCCTGCGCGACAAGAACCATCTCGAAGCGCTGTGGCAGAGCGGGGAGGCCCCATGGAAGCAATGGGCCTGAGCGCGGATTTCTGGCGCGGCAAACGTGTGCTGGTCACCGGTCACACCGGTTTCAAGGGCAGTTGGCTGACCCTGTGGCTGCAAAGCCTCGGCGCGCAAGTCAGCGGTTTCTCGCTGGATCCGTCGACCGAACCGAGCCTGTATGAACTGGCGCGGGTTCACGAAGGGATCAACGATCAGCGCGGTGATCTGCGCGATCTCGGCGCGTTGCTGGAGATCATTGCCGACACCGAGCCGGAGATCGTCCTGCACCTGGCCGCGCAGCCACTGGTGCGTGAAGGCTATCGCGACCCGCTGGGGACTTACTCCAGCAATGTCATGGGCACGCTGAACCTGCTCGAAGCGATCCGTCAGGTCGGTTGCGTACGCGCCTGCGTGCTGGTGACCACCGACAAGGTTTACGCCAACAAGGAATGGCTGTGGCCGTACCGCGAAGACGAAGCCCTTGGCGGGCACGATCCTTACAGCAGCAGCAAGGCCTGCTGCGAATTGTTGGCACAGTCTTATGCGGCGTCGTTCTTCCCGGCCGACAAGTACGCCGAGCACGGTCTGGCCCTGGCCACCGCGCGCGCTGGCAACGTGCTGGGCGGCGGCGACTTCGCCCCGGAGCGCCTGATTCCCGACGTGCTCAAAGCCTGGACTGCCGACGAGCCGGTGACCCTGCGTTACCCGCAAGCCGTGCGCCCGTGGCAGCACGCGCTGGAACCGCTGGCCGGTTACCTGCAACTGGCGGCGGGGCTCTACGAACAAGGCCCGGAATACGCCGGGGCGTGGAACTTCGGCCCGGGCGAGGCGGACATGTGCAGCGTCGGCGAAGTGGTCGAACTGCTCGCCAGTCGCTGGCCACAGGCACGCGGTTTGCGCATCGAAAAAAGCGAGCTGCACGAGGCTGGCCTGCTGCGCCTGGACAGCAGTCGCGCCCGTCAGGTGTTGGGCTGGCAGCCACGTTGGACCTTGCAGCAGTGCCTGACCCAGACCCTCGACTGGCATCTGGCGTGGCAGAACGGCGATGACATGCGCAACGTCACTCTCGGTCAACTGAACCTGTACCGAGGCGCGCTGTGAGCGAGTTTTCCTTGAAACCGTTGCCGCTGGCCGGGCTGTTCAGCGTCCAGCACAAACGTTTCGAAGATCAGCGCGGGCACTTCGCCCGGTTGTTCTGCGAAGGCAGCCTGAGCGCGTTCGGCAGCGAATTTCACATCCGCCAGATCAACCATTCCTGCACCCGCGAGAAGGGCAGTGTGCGCGGTCTGCATTACCAGAACGCCAATGCACCGGAAGCCAAGCTGATCACCTGTCTGCGCGGTGAGGTGTGGGATGTGGCGGTGGATCTGCGCCCTGATTCCGAAACCTTTTTGCACTGGCACGCCGAGCATCTGCAGGCCGGCGACGGTCGCAGCCTGTTGATTCCGGCCGGCTTCGCCCACGGCTTCCAGACCCTGAGCGACGACGCCGAACTGCTTTACCTGCACAGCGCTGATTACGCGCCGGAACATGAGGGCGGTCTGTCGGTGAACGATCCACGGCTGGCGATTGCCTGGCCGTTGCCTGTCAATAATTTGTCAGCGCGTGATTCCAGCCATCCCGCGCTCGATCAACACTTTGCTGGAGTGCGTCTATGAACTGCCGTGGGTGCGCCGCACCGCTGAGCCTGCCGCTGATCGACCTCGGCACCTCGCCACCGTCCAACGCCTACGTGCACGCCGAGCGCCTGGAACAGGCCGAGCAATGGGTGCCGCTGAAGGTTGCCGTGTGCCAGCAATGCTGGCTGGTGCAGACCGAGGATTACACCCGCGCCGACAGCCTGTTCGATGCCGAGTACGCTTACTTCAGTTCGTTCTCCAGCACCTGGCTGGCCCATGCCGAGCGCTATGTCGCCGAGATGGTCGAGCGCTTTGCTCTGAACGCCGACAGCCGTGTGGTCGAAATTGCCGCCAATGACGGCTATCTGCTGCAGTACGTCGCTGCTCGCGGCATCCCGTGTCTGGGTGTCGAGCCGACCCGCAGCACCGCGCAAGCGGCGCGGGAAAAGGGTCTGCAGATTCGTGAAGTGTTCTTCGGTCGCGACAGCGCAGCACAGCTGAAAAGCGAAGGCTGGGGTGCCGACCTGATGGCCGCCAATAACGTGCTCGCGCATGTGCCGGACATCAATGATTTCCTCGGTGGTTTCGCCACGCTGCTCAAGCCAACCGGCGTCGCCACTTTTGAATTTCCGCAACTGCTGACGCTGATGGCCGGTGCGCAGTTCGACACGCTGTACCACGAGCACTATTCCTATCTGTCGCTGACCGCGGTGCAGGCACTGTGCGAGCGCAATGGTCTGGAAGTGTTTGATGTCAGTCAGTTGAGCACTCATGGCGGTTCGCTGCGGGTGTTCGTGCAACGCCAG comes from the Pseudomonas sp. RSB 5.4 genome and includes:
- a CDS encoding calcium-binding protein, yielding MAVVNGTSEADVLSGTDGNDELHGLESDDQLLASAGSDLLDGGEGFDTANYYAMGSGVSVEFGTGVATVAGSDGKIDTLVSVEKVAGSYHNDTFTVSVGGVTLEGSGGDDLYIVDAEGVTLVEENYGGYDELRTSLNTVKMDPFIEKLTFTGTGDLKVYGNASDNEIIGGAGNDWLWGGAGADHFVGGDGYDTVSYSDSLEGVRVEDFTNYDGLTIAYGDTFTGIEAIQGSGFDDVIYRHQGSMVIDGADGHDTVNYRYAFDVANVVIGGGTNAAGDTLLSVEEVIGSTGADRFTVNASGVTVAGGHGDDVYVINSAGVTVEEDDSFMGGTDHVFTSLSELKLSAFVENLTYTGTADFTGYGNDEANTIISGAGNDVLLGGAGGDRFVGGAGVDTVSYEDSTEGLSVSLGWGLQSGIALYDTYIDIENLRGSHFNDVLQGDWGDNILEGGAGDDFIQGGAGADILYGGLASGLDGEAPQNDTLIGGDGDDTYVVNAPGLVSIQDMASSYNDTLIMNTIANLSQLSVTRVGDDAYLHGANDGSSGVPANGVKLVDWYVGGYNNIEHLQTADGQSYDLPAMIDGFAMFG
- the rfbF gene encoding glucose-1-phosphate cytidylyltransferase; protein product: MKAVILAGGLGTRISEESHLKPKPMIEIGGKPILWHIMKQYSAHGIHDFVICLGYKGYAIKDFFANYFLHTSDVTFNMRENRMDVHQNYSEPWSVTLIDTGEETMTGGRLLRAGRYLKDEEAFCFTYGDGVSDINIAQLVDYHKAHGRLATVTAVQPPGRYGALERQGDQVLGFTEKPRGDGGWINGGFFVLSPKVLSYITGDETTWEAEPLARLAQEEQLNAFEHEGFWHPMDTLRDKNHLEALWQSGEAPWKQWA
- the rfbG gene encoding CDP-glucose 4,6-dehydratase — its product is MEAMGLSADFWRGKRVLVTGHTGFKGSWLTLWLQSLGAQVSGFSLDPSTEPSLYELARVHEGINDQRGDLRDLGALLEIIADTEPEIVLHLAAQPLVREGYRDPLGTYSSNVMGTLNLLEAIRQVGCVRACVLVTTDKVYANKEWLWPYREDEALGGHDPYSSSKACCELLAQSYAASFFPADKYAEHGLALATARAGNVLGGGDFAPERLIPDVLKAWTADEPVTLRYPQAVRPWQHALEPLAGYLQLAAGLYEQGPEYAGAWNFGPGEADMCSVGEVVELLASRWPQARGLRIEKSELHEAGLLRLDSSRARQVLGWQPRWTLQQCLTQTLDWHLAWQNGDDMRNVTLGQLNLYRGAL
- the rfbC gene encoding dTDP-4-dehydrorhamnose 3,5-epimerase, which produces MSEFSLKPLPLAGLFSVQHKRFEDQRGHFARLFCEGSLSAFGSEFHIRQINHSCTREKGSVRGLHYQNANAPEAKLITCLRGEVWDVAVDLRPDSETFLHWHAEHLQAGDGRSLLIPAGFAHGFQTLSDDAELLYLHSADYAPEHEGGLSVNDPRLAIAWPLPVNNLSARDSSHPALDQHFAGVRL
- a CDS encoding class I SAM-dependent methyltransferase — its product is MNCRGCAAPLSLPLIDLGTSPPSNAYVHAERLEQAEQWVPLKVAVCQQCWLVQTEDYTRADSLFDAEYAYFSSFSSTWLAHAERYVAEMVERFALNADSRVVEIAANDGYLLQYVAARGIPCLGVEPTRSTAQAAREKGLQIREVFFGRDSAAQLKSEGWGADLMAANNVLAHVPDINDFLGGFATLLKPTGVATFEFPQLLTLMAGAQFDTLYHEHYSYLSLTAVQALCERNGLEVFDVSQLSTHGGSLRVFVQRQDGERRAVQPAVQQQLQAELDAGVKTPEYYATLAPAAERIKHELLRFLLQAKADGKRVVGYGAAAKGNTLLNYAGVKPDLLAWVADANPHKQGKFLPGSRIPIVAPTQIDSEKPDYVLVLPWNLLHEVSQQLAQVRQWDGRFVIAVPEMKIL